GGCTGAGAGCCCGGACTTCTGggtcctggggaagggggtgcgGGTCTCCCAGACTCCTGCGGATTGAGGCTGGGCTCCTGGCCCTGAAGAGAGGGCGAGGTCTGAACCTTTGGATCCCTGATGAGCTAGGGGGCTATCGACTTCGTGGTTTCTCGGAGATCGGGGCTGGGGACTCGGATGGCTGGTTTCTTGAGGAAAGGGTATCAGGGCAGCTTGCAGAGCAGAGAGATAATTGGGATATGTGCGTCTCTGGGAAGGGATGTCTGGCGACGTCCGGAATCCCTCAGTACTGGGAGATCTGGGGGTGAGGTGGAGTGGGATTTTTCACGGaagtggcggggggggggggttgcagcagagggcaccctccacccccttcctcATTTTCCACGACGCTGGTGGAAAGTTGGGTCAGAGGGGAAAGTGCggagcaaaaggaaggaaacgGCGGAGGCGGCGCAGCACTCGAAATCTTAGATTGGCTTTGGAGTTCTCAGGCGGCATCAGTGTGCCAGTTTTTCCGCGCGGGAGGGCGATCAAATCCACGCCCCCGCGTACTTGGGTGACTTAAGGACCCCTTATAacttccctcccacctcaccccgCAGTGAGCCGGAATGAGCGCAGCCACTGCCCATCACAGACGGTGAAGAAGCTCCTGGAAGAACAGAGGCGCCGCCAGCAGCAGCCTGACGCTGCTGGGCTACCGGTGAGGCCCGTGAAGCCCTGTAAACTACAACTCCCATGAGGCCATGTCCTGTTGGGCAGGGGCTTGCTGCCTTGCTGGGCCCTCAGGGCTGACTCAGATGACCTGTAGGTGGGGGAATGGGTGCTGAGGACTCTGCCAGATAAATTCAcccttgtttctttttgcttctgcCTCTACAGGGACAGTTCCCGcctcccctggcccagcctctgACCCCATCTGTGAATGAAGGTGAAGCCAGTAAGTCTGGAAACTTACCTGGttccctcagctcccagccccagcttcccTCAGGGACTCAAACATCCCAACTCTCAGAACTTTAGGGAATTTAGGAGTTAGGCCCTCATTCTTGCTGAGACCTGGAAGAAGTTTGATCTCCCGAAGTCTCAGGGGCCCAGGCTCCCAGCCTTTCGGTGCTCTAGGAGTCTAGGCCCTCAACCCCTCAGTGTCCCAGGTGCCTAGGTCCTCAAAATCCAAACTTCCAACCCCTTGGTGTCCCAGGATTCTGGGTCCAAGCCCCGTGGTGCCCCAGAAGTACTTGCTTTCAGTAACTTGGGAGACTCCAGGTTCCTGTCTGGGCTGTGACTTCCCTAACTCTGGTAACCAGgcctgcccctgctcctcctctcacATGCAGGCCATACTCACTTCCCAGCACACCAGGAGACTGTGGGTTCTGGACTTGGCAGCCTGGCCCCCTCCACGGGCTTTCCAGACTGGAACCCCAACACGCATGCTGCCTACACAGACAGCCACTACTCTTACCCTGCTTCTGCTGCTGACGTTTTCCTGGCTCCTGACTTCTACCCACCCTCGGACCCAGGGCGGCCGTGTCCGTTTCCCCCGGGGATGGAGGTGAGATTCAGAGTGGGAACAGGATGCTGAAGGGCCCCCAAGATTCCCAGTTGTCCTCATGCAGCATCCTGAGATGTCTGGGGCTAGATTAAGATCCCATTCCTCAGATGggcaaaactgaggcccaaaggtCCAGGGTCACTTGGCACAAATGGGACACCCAACCACTCTACCTGGCActctgtatgtgtatatgtctGTGGTGGGCTAGGAAGAGGGGATTCTCAGCTGACTGGCTCTCTCCACCACCTACACCCTTCAGGAGCCCCTGGATACCCGGCTCTATGTAGACCCTTCCCTGCCACAGACGGGATCCTGGAGAGGTTCTGGACTCCCCTCAGGACCCCCACAGTTGCCCCCTGTGGTCACCGGACCATCCCTGGACACTGCCCGTGCTCACATGCTGGCTTTAGGGCCACAGAACCTGCTGGCCCAGGATGAGGAGGGAGACACGTGAGTATaggggagtggagtttgcaggcTTCCTGCTCAGCTAGGGTGCTGTGCTCACTGCTGCCTCCCGCCCATCCTCAGGTTCCTGCACCTGTTTGCGGCTCGGGGGATGCGCTGGGCAGCATACGCTGCAGCTGAGCTGCTCCAAGCGTACAGACATCTGGACATTCGTGAGCATAAGGGCAAGGTGAGGGCCAGGGGCTTGGATTTCTGGATCTGAGGGCAGAGGGTTTGGGGGCTTGGATTCCTGGTTTTCAGACGGGAAGGGGCTAAGGGGCTGAGGGCCCAGACTGATGTTTCCTGATACCTGCAGACCCCTCTCCTGGTGGCTGCTGCTGCCAACCAGCCCCTGATTGTGGAGGATCTACTGAACCTGGGAGCTGAACCCAATGCCACTGATCATCAAGGACGTTCTGTCTTGCACGTGGCCGCTACCTATGGACTCCCAAGGGTCCTCTCGGTATGTCCAGCTGGAATGAGATGAATGAGATGGACTGGTTGCCTAGATCCTAGCTTCCAGAACTAGGAGACCTGGGGAGACTCTAACCCAGCACTCTGCCTTCTTCTTCTCCCAGGCTGTGATTAACTCAGGGGTTCACGTTGACCTAGAAGCCAGAGACTTCGAGGGTAAGTTGGGTGGTGGAGAGGGTGGGTGTGGCTAGTGGGCTGGGTGGGATGAGAGCTCCAGATGCAGAGCCCTCCCTGTCTCTACTCTGCAGGCCTCACTCCACTCCACACAGCCATCCTGGCCCTCAATGTTGCTATGCACCCTCCTGACCTATGTCCCACGGTGCTGAGTACCCAGGCCCAAGACAGGCTGGCTTGCGTCCAGATGTTGCTGCAGATGGGTGCTGACCACACCAGCCAGGTGAGCTGGGCAGTGGGCAGCTGGCCCCTAGGAGGGCATGTGGGATGGGGGCTCCTGGATGTCCAGGGCCTCTCAACAAATGCTGACTTGTCTCTTCCCAGCTGTGAGACCTTAAGCAcattacttgacttctctgtgccccagttgTCAACTGTGAATAACATTACTGACCTTAGCTtatatttatcaagcacttactaGTCATCAAGCACTGAGTGTCATGGATTAGCTCATTGAATCTCCACAAACACCCTTTGATGCGTGTGCCATTATTACTTTCTCTGTTTCACTGataaaaaaactgaggcacaaggactCAGAAATCTTATTGCTTATGAGTGTCAGAGAGGGAATTAAAACTCAGGTGGGCTGACCCCAAAATCTAGCTTTTAATAATtataccctcctccttcctgacaGTAACTCCTTCACAGGCTGGCTGAGAATTAAACATCCACTCAttgttttgggcttttttttttttttcagttaaagaaTTTTGAACACAGATAAAGTACAGAAAGTAATATAATGAGCTCATGTACCCAACATCAATAACCAGCAACTCATAGCCGGTCTTGTCCCatccatttctctgctctcctgtATTATTTTTAGGCAAATTCAGGCATAAAATTTTATCCATAAATGTCTGTATgtctttaaaagataagaaatatttttaacctCAGTACCATTATTCcaccttaaaaataattaaccatCTCATACATAATATCAAATATCCTGACGGTGTTCGAATTTTTGTTTGGCTCTAAAGTGacatatgtttacttttttcataaaacaaacaactaGGATCCAAATAAAACCCACACATTGCAATGATATGTCCTTTTACATTGACATTTAGAACTTactctccatctctttcttttttctacataatttatttaGTGAACCAACTAGGTTGTTTTGCCctatataaacacaaaatttttaatgtttactgtCATTACAGACGCTTTAAAGGCACAtaatggggggagggtgtagctcagtggtagagcacatgcttagcatgcacgaggtcctgggttcaataccccgTACCTCCtccagatataaataaataaataaacctaattacctccccctcataaaacaaaacaaaaaaaaaaaaaaaaagaaaggcacatAATAAAGTCTCATTATGGAAAGTGCCTTTATTTGCTTCAAAAGATGAAGAGAACAATTCAGTATGGAAGTAGATACAAGCTTAGGTTGTCCACTGATTAATGCTGCTCAACTCTCATCCTTGTAAAGTACAGCCCACGTGGGATGTGGGTGCATTTTACTGTGTTTAATAGAATGTGGGGTGGCCAGTGCAGCTGCTAGTCCAGAGAGCTCCTTTGGAGGAACAGAAAAGGagtctttttcttaaagatgCTTGGGCTGGAAAATTGTCTTAATAAATGTACAGTTCTGTGATGCGTGTGATCTGAATGGTACCCCCACAACCTGGTGTTCTTGTACAGTGCACAACACATACAACCATATAGGGCCGCTTCTACAGCCCAGGTCAGCTAAAGCTGAATCCTTGGTACCCGCGAGTGCTTGCAAAGGGGAGACAGGGTCTCTAAAGGCTCGCGGGTTCCATGAGAGAAGGCCTGGGTGTGAGAACTAGCCTGACCTCTACCATTCCCCACCCCACAGGAGATCAAGAGCAACAAGACTGTTCTGCACTTGGCTGTGCAGGCTGCCAACCCTACTCTGGTTCAGCTGCTGCTGGAGCTGCCACGGGGAGACCTGCGGGCCTTTGTCAACATGAAGGTGGGGGCCTAGGCTGGAATGTGCAGATGGTGTGAGACATGGCAGACAGGGGCAGGGGGATGTTAGGAGGCCTGTGGGCTGTGGCTGTGGAGGGGACAATGCATGGGACATGGGCGGGGACTACATAGGATGAGGATGTAGACTGGGGGCCTGTGTCCAGCATAGGCCGAGGGGTGTGTGGAATGTGGTTGTGGAGGAGGTTCTGGGATGTGAAAGGGGGCATGAGGGATGTGGATGAGGCAGAATGTGAGGGTGAGGCCCAGGCCAGCTGAGTCTGAGTCCTTAGCAATCCTCCCTTCAGCTGTCCCCAGGCCCACGGGAATACAGCCCTCCACATGGcagctgccctgcccccagggccgGCCCAGGAGGCCATTGTGCGGCGCCTGCTGGCAGCTGGGGCGGATCCAACACTGCGCAACCTGGAGAACGAGCAGCCTGTCCACTTGCTGCGGCCCGGGCCGGGCCCCGAGGGGGTGAGCACTGACCCCGCCCTGACTGCAGGGTGACCTAACCTGGTGAACTCCTGACCCCACCCATTCCTGCCTTTAGAGGGTGACCTGTAATCTCAGGAGGAGACTTTGACCCTTATCCAACCGTGACTTCAAAATGTGCCCCTTGACCTCAGTGTTTGATCCCTTGCCTTGTACTGGTGGCTCCTCCTGACCTCTGTTTCAACCCTGACCTTAAAGTATGACCTCTACTTCCAACCCCGAATCCTGACCTCAAGGAATGACCTTTGATCCTCAAGTATGACCTTTAGCCCCCTGCCCCTGAACTCTTAGTCCTGACCTCAAAGTGGGATTTTGTTCTCACCTCAAATATGACTCTGACCCCTCGCCTCTCCTGTTTGACTCCCCGTCCTCAATGCTAGTCCCCAGGTGGGAACCTCCTACCAGCCACACCTTTCCCTTCGTCCCCAGTTCTGGCTCCTGAGCCTTTACTCTGTGTGAATGAACCTTCACCCCCAAGCCCACGTCTTGCCTCAGAACCTCTGAGCTTCAAACTCAACTAGCCCCACTCACTTCTCCTCTCTAACCCCCAACTTCATGGGGTATGTCTGCCCCACCTCTCCTTGCAGCCTCCCAAACTCCTCCCCCTGCTTTGTCTTGTCCACAGCTCCGGCAGCTGTTGAAGAGGAGCCGTGTGGCAACCCCAGGCCTGTCCTCTTAGGACTCAAACCCAGAACCTGGACTGATTTTCCAGTCCCCACCGTCCTGTGGGACAGCCAGCGTATGCTAATGTTGCAAATCCATGATAATGTATGTGGAATGTCCTGCCATTGGGGTCTTACATTAAAACCCCAAAATGGCTGCTGGGGGGTAAACAGTCCCCAATATTTGGGGTGGTAtgttacccctcccccacccacaagGGGCCCCTTTGATGATTTCTGTGAAATCGAGGCCCCTTGATTGTTTCTGTGAAACACCCTGGACCCCTAACCCTTTCCCCACCAGGATTTTTTGGGGTCCCCTCCCCTAACTCAGTTCTTTACACCTGGAACCCCACATGTAATTCCCCTGCATGGTACTTGGGTTACTCCTAAACAGCTTCCAGTACCATCCCAGTAGAGCTCCGAAGATGACCCCCTTAACCTCCCCAGGACCCGCTCCCTGCAGGTCCTTAGCCCTAAGACAGGAAAGCCTCTCCTGGGTTAGGGTCCCCTAGGTCCTACTGCTTCTTAATTCAGAACCCAACCAGGCCCCTGTCCCAGAACTCAGTGTTTCCGGTGAATCCCTCCCCTGTCTGAAAGCCCCTATTAAACTCAATTTGAACTAGAGCTACGATTGTGTAATCTCTAATCATTGGTGCAGGGAAGCGGCTGAGGAATCATGTTTGGACGAGTGTGTCTGGGTGGGTGTTACAGCAGATGCCGTGGGTGCCCAGTCCATACCCCATCACCCTCTCAGCGCCTGCTGGTCTGACTGCCAGAGCCAGCACAGGAATCTGCCTGTGGGCATTCTCAGACCACCCGTGCCCAGTTTGCCCTGGGTGTGAGTGTGGCAAGAGCCAAATGCCAGGAGATTCTTGCCGCTTGCCACTCCAGCAGCCCTCAAGCAGTGACTGACTGGCAGGAGACGGTACGTGAGTAGCCCAGGCCCCTCGCCTCTATGGGGACAGCTTGGAAGTACGTGTTCTGCTTGGGCGCTCAGAGCTCCCCGATGAATGAAGATCTGGCTCCCCACAGTGGCTCTGGCTTGAGAACATACCATTTCTTGGGTGCTTTCCCCTTTGTGTGTCACTTCCTGCCTCCCCTAGGAATGTTCTCCACCCCTTCCAGATAATCTTGTCCCCAAAGCCTtgcctcagcctctgcttctggaGAAACCCAAAGTAAGAAGACCTCCACAGCACTCCTTTCTCATACCTGCCCCGCAGCCTCTGCTCTGGCCTCCATCCCAGTCTCTTCACTCCAGGAAGCCCTCAGACTCACTGTAGCCCCTCACTGCTCAGAGCCTCCCAGACCACAAACCAAGTACACTTCAGGGTATGTGCCAGTATCTGTATCCCAAAATTTAaggcttaaaacaaccaccacTTTTTTGTTCATGATTCTGTAATCTGgactgggctgagctgggcagtCCTACAGTCTTGCTTTGGTCACTCATGTGGCTGCAGTCAGCTAGACGCCCGATGGGGTTGGACACCTGCACTCATGTGTCTGATAGCTCGGCTGAGATGTTGGAACCCCTGAGAGTGAGCTGAGCATCCCTTTCCATGTGGTCTCTCCAGGAGGGTAGGGGGATCTCTCCACGGGGTGGCTCCAAGAAGTTTTCCAAGAGAGTGAGCCCCTGCTTGCATCCTGCTAGCTGATACCCCATTGGTCAAAGTCAGTCACGTGACCAGGCCCAGAATCAATGAAGGGAGGGGTAGCACATAAGGACAAGAATATTGGCTGGGTGGAGTTATCAGTGGTGCCAGGACAAGTCTTCCACATCTGATGCCTTGGACCAGTACGCGTGTGCTCTTCCGTGTGTACTCACATAGTGGCAGCTGACCtatgaaaaattcataaaaatatgttgtGTTTCATCAATTCTAAGAAGAACTTAATTTGAATTCATCTTACAGTCAACTATGTGGCATAATTTAacatctgcttttttttcctttgtggtacCTAAAATGATAGTACTTCTTATTATTTATGGCACTTTTGATTCTGTTGACGTACACGATGTATGTCCTGACgtatcaacacacacacacaccactaacataataataaatgaactagttaattaattaattttaatggaggcagtggggactgaacccaggacctggtgcatgccaagcacacactctaccactcagctatactctccccccacccccagaaactTTGCattattaaaagaagaattaaatcgttttcagtgggaaaagaagAGTAGCTTGGGGGCACAAAAGCAACAAATGAGCAATAGCGAAGTTATTTTTCCTGCTGGAATTTCAAtaaaaacagtgtttttaaaCTAATTACTGTAAGGATTAGCATTAAAATGCAATATTATTAAGGAATCATGCACTGAGCATATTGAGCAAAATGGCCTTTTATTGTCTATCCCACCTGCTTGGAGCTCCTTACCCATTGTTAGCCTATTAACCACCCTTAGCTATGAAAATACAAAGGCAGTTTTCCCCCTGCTTGTGGTGTTAGTTATGAGTTTCTGCTAGGGTACACTTGATGGTATAGCCAGTATCAGAATAATGTTGCAAACTGGGTTCGTAATGAAACTGGGGCCTTGTATCCAACTTGCATCAGGTACACATCTTCCCCCCAATACCTACCctctatatttaatatatgtgacCTATATTTACGTGTATATATTATGAAGAGCCACTGTGAGCTCATAGATCTTTTGGGAGAATTAAAAATAGGTGGTCCCTCCCTCAGCCATCTGTCAGGAAATTGTGCAATCCTGACATTAGAACAAGGCACACTACTACCATCTGCTGGGAAGTTGTAAGAATACAAATCTGCACTGTCTAACCGATGAATGGTATCACCTGAAATTTTGCAGTGCACAACCAGAACACCATATGGGACAGTCACAAATTATTAGGCACCAGTTTAGCGAAATGGCCAAGAGTATGGGTGCTGGAAGCCAGGTTTCCTGGGCTGAAATCTTACCTCTGACCCTTCCTAGATGGTGATCTTGGGAATGTGATGTAAACTCTTAGCCTCCATTTCCTAATCTATAAGAGGATAGTCATGGTACCTAATTTGTGGGGTAGAAGTAATGGTTAAGTATGCCAATGCATGTAAAGACCCTGGAGCAGTGCCTGGAACAGGATGAGTGCCATATGAGTGTTCGCTGCCATGacattttagaatttattcaACAGACACTTGTGAAGAGGCAGGCACAGTTCTAATGTCTCCACAAATATTAATccttttaatcctcataacaatcctcTTGAGACAGGTAACAGCATAGGTAGAGAGACAGTTCCAACATGTCACAAAATGGACGCAGTTGCAGACATCACATAAGCCTCTCTGGGACACGTGGTTGGATTTCCATGCTCCAGGGGGATTCCTATGGACTCCCCAAGAAGTGCAAACTTGGGACTGGGAAGAGGGATTCAAGATTCCTTGTTCCTCATTGGGCTTACAGGCTGGGGGTGGATGCTGCATGTGATTGTGTGTGGGGGTGAGTAGAAGGCAGGGGAAACTTGCTAGAGCCCAGCCTCCTAGGAGTCCACTCTGAAACTCAGCGGATAGAGGCTTAGAAATCAGCACCGCGGAAAGCTCCTGGATACAATCCCAGCTCTctgggccctgccccctcccatagGCCCCACCCAGATTTAAAGAGCTCTCCTACAGTTTAAAGAGGTGAAGGAGGCCTAATCAAAGATGCACACCAGCGTCCAGAGCTTGATACACATTGATTCCCCCAGAGAGACACAGGATGGTCTGGTGGGGAAGAGAACTTTATTGGGGTATTAGTGGGGGACATGTGGGAGGATGGATTCCAGGGAACAACAAACACTAGGACCAAGTTGGTAGCCACtttaagaaacaataaattaatgtacaaaataaattaagGTGAGGAGGTCCTAAGCGGGGATGCAGCTGGGAATACCTAGGGATTTCTCAGGGATGGAATTTGAAATTGGAAAGGGGAAGTGAGAATTTCCAGCCCCTTCACAAAGGATGTGTAATGAACTTTTTCAAgacccctcctccaggctgggagTTGGGGTTCTGGGGCTCCAGGAAGAGAGACGGTCTGGGCTCAGCCGAAGGGGTGAAGGGGGCTGGTTCAGGGTCGTTCCTCCAGGAAGCGGTAGGTAGGGTTCTCGTAGCCATGACGCTGCAGTTCACGCAGCTGCTGCTCCTCCAGGGTCAGCATGGGGTCCACCTGCAGTAGGGGCGGGAGAGGGATAGTGGGGCATAGGGACCTGACCGCAGATCTCACTCCACCCCCAACGCCCAGGGTCTGGAACTCCTCCTCACTCCAGGTCTTTGTGCCTCTCACCTCCACCACTCCATGGCTGATGGCCCCGTAGGGCTTCTTCCTGCGCAAAAGCAGCATGGAGAGGACGATCAGGGAGCCCCCACCAGCTCCCATGATCAGCAGACCTGACACAGCCTCTCGGGATATGCCTGTTCCAGCTGGtgcctgcagggagaggagatAGGGCGGGGTCATCTTTGAGGCTCACCAGGGCCCTGTGTTGGCTTTGGGAGTTGCAGCCTAGCCACTGTCGTCTGACCTCTCCCCCTAGGTACACAGAATATTCCTCCTCTTACCAGCTCATCTCTCTGAATCTCCGATGAGTGGAAAGGAAAACCCCTTGGAACAGACACATTCAcctgggggagcaggaggtgTCAGGGAACCAGGAGTCTGGGTCCCAGCCGCCTCCTCCCCTGAGCCCCAAGAAGACATCCACCAGCCCTTTTCTTCCCTGGGACCCTGAAGTCCACGTCCTCAGTTCCTCCTTCCCTCAGGTCAAGGAATCCAAACCCCTAGCACCTCCTCCTTCAGACCTAGGAGACCAGTCCCCGTCTCCAGGCACCCACAGGTCTAGCTTACCTTTCGTTCATACTGCTCCAGGGGGGACATCTTCTCTTTCCCAGAGGATGCAGCATCTTGTTCTGTGGACCCTACCCCCCAAATCCTATCTTATTTCTGAGACTCCAGAACGGTGCTACCCCTACCTGAGGAGGGGGTCAGAAGGGGCACTGGACTCCACCCCAGGAGGTTCCCAGTGCATGGGCCCTTTTCCAGCCTGGGCTCAAGGGCTCAGTGGGATTTGGTGGCTGGGGGCTACTCAGTGAGATACTCACCTTTTGGAAGGGCCATGGGGGTGTCTGCTGGCAGCCAGAGAAGGCAAGACAGGTGGAACAGTGAAGAGAGGAGAGCATCACTGAAGAAAGTATGGGGAACACCCTCCCAGGGGCCAAGGAAGGAGGAGCAAGGACCCTGCAAAGGCCTCCACAATCTCAGacatcccttcccatcctctcccACTCACTGCGGTGGCTAAGACCCCTCAGACTTCAGGGGATTAGAACTGAGGTTGGGGGCCTGTCTCCCAAAGTCTGAGATTCTTTATAGTTGGGTTAACTCACCGTCCTTGGAATCCAGAGGCTGTAGCCCACCCTTGTCCTCACTGCTgccccctggggcaggggcttcCAATTCATTGGGACCCAGGTGTTCAGAGTGGAGGAGCTCCTCTGAGGGGAACATGCAGAGAGGTGGTGAGGTCATGAGCACAGGGATCCAAAAAACAGAACTGGGTGAACGGATGGCACCCCAACAGTAGAGTGATTGGGGGTAGCCATACAGGGATCATGGGAAGTGGGGAGCTGAatggaggaggatggagaagtTCAAGAGAGTGGCCTTAAAGAGCAGGAGAATTAGGGTTAGGCATGGGACATCCAGGAGGAAGTCACATTAGATCTGCGGGCTGTCACATTCTTGAATCTGGACTGGGCTGGTGACTTGCTTTAACCAGTGGAATGTGGACCCAAGCCTTAAGAAGACCTGGCAGTTTCCACTTTCGTGCTTTGGGGAGCCTCAACCACCATGTAGGAGGTCCAGGTGCCCTGCTGGGGAGACCACATGGAGGGGCTCCA
This region of Camelus ferus isolate YT-003-E chromosome 9, BCGSAC_Cfer_1.0, whole genome shotgun sequence genomic DNA includes:
- the NFKBID gene encoding NF-kappa-B inhibitor delta, whose amino-acid sequence is MEEPLDTRLYVDPSLPQTGSWRGSGLPSGPPQLPPVVTGPSLDTARAHMLALGPQNLLAQDEEGDTFLHLFAARGMRWAAYAAAELLQAYRHLDIREHKGKTPLLVAAAANQPLIVEDLLNLGAEPNATDHQGRSVLHVAATYGLPRVLSAVINSGVHVDLEARDFEGLTPLHTAILALNVAMHPPDLCPTVLSTQAQDRLACVQMLLQMGADHTSQEIKSNKTVLHLAVQAANPTLVQLLLELPRGDLRAFVNMKAHGNTALHMAAALPPGPAQEAIVRRLLAAGADPTLRNLENEQPVHLLRPGPGPEGLRQLLKRSRVATPGLSS